One genomic segment of Paenibacillus xylanexedens includes these proteins:
- a CDS encoding MFS transporter, translating into MKLSHNARPDQNWLRALMFTIFGSTVLVVSYFQLYFSHLGFSRAEIGYLYGIGPLISVFSNMFWSMASDRYQTVRKVMIILLGGQLITGIMLANATTFGQVFVLVTLFYFFYYPVYPLSDTMAITTASKYGRNFTSIRVFGSIGYAFFALSIGYFLGSFGPAWTIWVCVGLAATTLLISFQLKDQPSGSSSKMDLSGLWAILKRRDVLTFFGCVFLLAMGHRMNEAFLTITLKDLGASEGLIGWSLLISSVSEIPIFLLLSKYGNRYKELPLIAFAALMYTVRLLLMSISDTPAAVVAIQTMHSVTFGIFYVTAVRYIIRLVPDGYRATGMALFTIVWSSASGLLSGTLGGLLLEHAGRQTFYLTAMAFSLAALIGFGLKLWSSMTNRVS; encoded by the coding sequence ATGAAATTAAGTCACAACGCCCGCCCGGATCAGAACTGGCTTCGGGCTCTCATGTTCACCATCTTTGGTTCCACCGTCCTGGTGGTATCCTACTTCCAGCTTTACTTCAGTCATCTGGGTTTCAGTCGGGCTGAGATTGGATATCTCTACGGAATTGGCCCCCTCATCTCTGTGTTCTCCAATATGTTCTGGAGCATGGCCAGCGACCGCTACCAAACGGTACGCAAAGTGATGATCATTCTGCTTGGTGGTCAATTGATCACAGGGATCATGCTCGCCAATGCAACAACTTTCGGTCAGGTATTTGTACTCGTGACCCTGTTTTACTTTTTCTATTATCCGGTCTATCCACTCTCCGATACGATGGCTATTACAACGGCCAGCAAGTACGGCCGAAATTTCACTTCCATTCGAGTCTTCGGATCGATCGGTTATGCCTTCTTTGCATTAAGTATCGGGTATTTCCTTGGATCTTTTGGTCCAGCATGGACGATTTGGGTCTGCGTTGGTCTTGCTGCAACTACACTATTGATCAGTTTTCAATTGAAGGATCAACCTTCGGGAAGCAGTAGCAAAATGGATCTATCGGGGTTATGGGCTATTTTGAAACGCAGAGATGTGCTCACCTTTTTTGGCTGTGTATTTTTGCTTGCCATGGGACATCGCATGAACGAAGCATTTCTTACCATCACGCTAAAAGATCTGGGTGCCAGCGAGGGGCTGATCGGCTGGTCTTTGCTGATCTCTTCCGTAAGTGAAATCCCCATATTTCTACTGCTCAGCAAGTATGGAAACCGTTATAAAGAACTGCCGCTAATTGCTTTTGCTGCACTGATGTATACGGTTCGTTTGCTTCTCATGTCCATATCCGATACACCTGCAGCCGTTGTTGCAATTCAGACGATGCACAGTGTTACCTTTGGTATTTTCTACGTTACGGCGGTCCGCTACATCATTCGCCTAGTTCCGGACGGCTACAGAGCTACAGGTATGGCTTTGTTCACCATTGTCTGGTCCAGTGCTTCGGGACTTCTTAGTGGAACGTTGGGCGGACTGCTGCTGGAACATGCAGGCAGACAAACCTTCTATCTCACCGCTATGGCTTTCTCCCTGGCTGCACTAATCGGTTTCGGATTGAAGTTATGGTCCAGCATGACCAATCGTGTCTCCTGA
- a CDS encoding tetraprenyl-beta-curcumene synthase family protein: MSQSNRKRHQYPRGPLALMRGVYKYTIPETRKALNGWRAQAEAIPNEELRTQALASLKDKQFHCEGGTVYALADLPNRHILIPLIVSYQTISDYLDNLCDRSTSMDPDDFRLLHQSMLDAVDPEAIPVNYYALREEQDDGGYLRNLVTTCQGLTRQLPGYTSAKPQIQDLAGLYTDLQVYKHIKPELRETALLEWWSEHRHRTPQFRWNEFAAATGSTLGVFMLFLAASDDQLTEEQAASIHTAYFPHVCALHIMLDYLIDQDEDRIGGDLNFCNYYENVETMLDRIAFIVEMARSDVQKIPGSSFHRMIIEGLIAIYLSDPKVSEQQEVRVVSKRLLKNSPITRIFFFIFSRWIRKNM; encoded by the coding sequence TTGAGCCAATCAAATCGAAAACGTCATCAATATCCGCGTGGACCGCTGGCATTGATGAGAGGGGTGTACAAATACACCATTCCGGAAACACGGAAGGCACTGAATGGATGGCGTGCTCAAGCTGAGGCGATTCCGAATGAGGAGTTGCGTACACAGGCACTTGCCAGTCTGAAGGATAAACAGTTTCACTGTGAAGGCGGAACCGTCTACGCATTGGCTGATTTGCCCAACAGACACATTCTGATTCCGCTGATCGTTTCATATCAAACTATTAGTGATTATTTGGACAATCTGTGCGACCGCAGCACGTCGATGGACCCGGATGACTTTCGTCTTCTCCATCAATCCATGCTTGATGCGGTAGATCCCGAAGCAATTCCCGTCAATTATTATGCCCTCCGTGAGGAGCAGGATGACGGTGGGTATCTGCGGAATCTGGTGACCACATGTCAGGGACTGACCCGTCAGTTACCAGGCTATACGTCCGCCAAGCCCCAAATTCAGGATCTGGCAGGCCTATACACGGACCTGCAGGTATATAAGCATATCAAGCCGGAACTGAGAGAAACGGCACTGCTCGAATGGTGGTCGGAGCATCGTCATCGCACACCTCAGTTTCGTTGGAACGAATTTGCTGCTGCAACTGGCTCTACACTGGGCGTTTTCATGCTGTTTCTGGCTGCGAGTGACGATCAGTTGACTGAAGAGCAAGCGGCCTCGATCCACACGGCCTATTTCCCACATGTATGCGCATTGCACATTATGCTCGATTATTTAATTGATCAGGATGAGGACCGCATCGGGGGAGATCTCAACTTCTGCAACTATTATGAGAATGTGGAGACAATGCTGGACCGAATTGCTTTTATTGTGGAGATGGCACGCAGCGATGTACAGAAGATTCCGGGAAGCTCCTTTCACCGGATGATCATCGAAGGACTGATTGCCATTTACCTGTCTGATCCCAAAGTCAGCGAACAACAGGAAGTTCGCGTTGTATCCAAACGTCTGCTGAAAAATAGTCCGATCACAAGAATATTTTTCTTCATTTTCAGTCGCTGGATACGGAAAAATATGTAA
- a CDS encoding multi antimicrobial extrusion protein MatE, giving the protein MSSSESLSWRRLFSFFVPLGISASLVTISHVIINSTLARSAHPETVIASYAIAGSLLTLTERPSTLLRQTCSALVRDRLSFQALTFVTKIFLACVLLIGFLIVYSPVGTGVFKYLFGVSPDLLNKVIDVYEILMYVSIFSVIRNIYQGIIITNNRTKWLTIGMVFRLAGMYGLSLYFIYTDSIDSGRVGAIIFATGMMIEALVSFLEGNSIKRKMPAKLEDHPVESKADVFRFYKPLLLSSFVALFIGPVINIVLGKTTGIALAISSFAIASSLMQLMLSFFTYIHQIVLNFYLVDAKLVRKFALVTGFIPFAMMVSIAYTPLGPWVLENVMSVQGELLQQSLWTLRAFVLFPLIFPFLDFSNGLILLRGQTKTMFRSQTANAICTVIVLLILVSIFPAWNGMIGAVAQSLGLLAELIIVWLVIRRTKQEPTMSVPKVRKSTSLKG; this is encoded by the coding sequence ATGTCGTCAAGTGAATCACTTTCGTGGAGACGGTTATTTTCTTTTTTTGTGCCACTTGGCATTTCCGCCTCTCTCGTCACCATTTCTCACGTCATCATAAACAGCACATTAGCACGCTCCGCTCATCCTGAGACGGTTATTGCCAGCTATGCCATCGCCGGTAGCTTGTTAACCCTCACGGAACGCCCCTCCACCCTGCTTCGGCAAACCTGTTCCGCACTGGTTCGCGATCGCCTTTCCTTTCAGGCCCTCACGTTTGTGACCAAAATATTTCTGGCCTGTGTGCTTCTCATTGGGTTTCTCATCGTATACTCTCCCGTTGGTACCGGGGTGTTCAAATACTTGTTTGGTGTAAGTCCGGATCTGCTGAACAAAGTCATCGACGTATATGAAATTCTCATGTATGTAAGTATCTTTTCAGTGATCCGTAACATCTATCAGGGGATCATCATTACGAATAACCGCACCAAGTGGTTAACCATCGGGATGGTATTCCGTTTAGCCGGAATGTACGGCCTATCCCTCTATTTCATATACACAGACAGCATTGACAGTGGACGTGTAGGCGCTATCATTTTTGCTACTGGCATGATGATTGAAGCGCTTGTCAGCTTTCTGGAGGGTAACAGCATCAAGCGCAAGATGCCAGCCAAGCTTGAGGATCATCCCGTCGAGAGCAAGGCAGACGTATTTCGCTTTTATAAGCCGCTTCTGTTATCCAGCTTTGTAGCGCTGTTCATAGGACCGGTTATTAACATCGTACTTGGCAAAACGACCGGGATCGCACTAGCCATTTCATCCTTTGCCATAGCAAGCAGTCTGATGCAGTTGATGCTAAGCTTCTTTACATACATCCATCAGATCGTGCTGAATTTCTACCTTGTAGACGCCAAACTGGTACGAAAATTCGCACTTGTCACCGGATTTATTCCGTTTGCGATGATGGTGTCGATTGCCTATACCCCCTTGGGACCATGGGTACTCGAAAATGTCATGAGCGTTCAGGGCGAACTTTTGCAACAAAGTCTGTGGACACTGCGTGCGTTCGTCTTATTTCCGCTGATCTTCCCTTTTCTGGATTTCAGCAATGGCCTCATTCTGCTTCGCGGTCAGACAAAAACGATGTTTCGTTCGCAAACGGCGAATGCAATCTGCACGGTAATTGTGCTGCTTATACTGGTTAGTATTTTTCCTGCGTGGAACGGCATGATTGGCGCTGTTGCCCAATCCCTTGGCCTGCTCGCCGAACTCATCATTGTCTGGCTCGTTATCCGACGCACGAAGCAAGAACCTACGATGTCCGTGCCAAAAGTCCGTAAATCAACATCCCTGAAAGGGTAA
- a CDS encoding cold shock domain-containing protein: protein MKGTVKWFNAEKGYGFISVEGGEDVFVHFSAIQGDGFKTLEEGQAVEFEITDGNRGPQAANVNKL, encoded by the coding sequence TTGAAAGGTACAGTTAAATGGTTTAACGCAGAAAAAGGCTATGGCTTTATTTCAGTTGAAGGCGGCGAGGACGTATTCGTACATTTCTCCGCAATCCAAGGAGATGGCTTCAAAACATTGGAAGAAGGTCAAGCGGTAGAATTCGAAATCACTGATGGAAACCGTGGTCCTCAAGCAGCTAACGTAAACAAACTGTAA